The nucleotide window GGATTATCGTTTCCCGTACGTCGTCGACGATAGGGCTGCGATGGCCAACGCCTTTGGTGCGACGAAGACGCCGGAGGTATTTCTCTTCGATGGGGAGAGGAGGCTCGTTTATCGAGGAGCGATCGATGACAATCCGCGGAATGCTTCAGCTGTGGAAAAGTCGTTTCTGAAGGACGCGATTCGTGCATTGGTGATGGATCAGGCGATCGACACCCAGTCCACGAAGTCCGTCGGGTGTGAGATCAAGCGACCGGAGCGTTAATCCGGCCATACCTCTCCGCTACGAATGTTCTAGAGGCTATTCCAAACCTCCATTTGGACTGCTCACGCTACCCTGCTTCGCATGCCTCGCCAGGGACGTCTCGCCAAACAGGTTCTTAGACCAAAACAGCGAATGCCCTGCCTCTCGTGATGGAAGCAGGGCATTTATAATAGGTCGGTTGTGGCGCGTGCTACGCAGGTCAGTCTTCCAGAGTAAAGAGGCGCCACGTGCAGAATCCTACGATAGCAGCGGGCACCAAAAGGCTGAAGATACCCGCATCGCCCGCCGTAATGCGGGAGCCCAGAATAAACAGACTGAGCGCTGCGAGCAGGAAGTAAATGATTTTGAGGATCAGCGGTCTGGACATGGACACCGGGAGGTAGAGGAGGAGCGCTCGGGTCGTTCTAAAGTGAGAAACCCTCGTGCGCGAAGCAAGTGTCGATCCTGGAACATGCCACGCGGGCTGCCTGCGCCTTCTGATCGACTCGGTAGTATTTCCGGGACGACTGACTACTGACCGTTGCCGTTTGTCGTGCTCTTCAGGGCATCGACGAGGAGTGGGGTGACCTGGTCGTTCGTCGACTGGACGTAGCGTGCGGCGACGTCGTCCGGGACCTCAATCGGGACGCGTTCCACGATTTCAAGTCCGTAGCCCTTGAGCCCGACCCGCTTCTGCGGGTGATTCGTGAGCAGTCGAAGCTTGCGTGCGCCAAGGTTACGCAGAATCTGGCAGCCGATGCCGTAGTCGCGCGGGTCCATGCCCGTATCCGGCTCGATCATCCCCTCTTCCTCCGTCTGTCGCTCCATGGCGCGCAGCTTCGTGAGGAGGCCGGGCTTGTGCGCACCCTGCATCATGTAGAGAACGATGCCGCGACCTTCGTTTTCGATCATGAGCATCGACTCCGCCAGCTTCTGGTAGCCGCCCGTCGCGTCGGCGGCAAACACGTCGCCGATGACGTCCTGGGCATGCGCGCGAACGAGCACCGGTTCGTCTTCGCTCCAGTGTCCTTTCACGAGCGCCAGGTGGACCTCACCCGTCAGCGTCTCCTCGAAGGCGATAAGTCGGAAGGAGCCGTACGCCGTCTCAATCGGCACCTCTGCCTCGCGCTGGACGAGGCTTTCGTTCTGCATCCGGTACGCGATGAGGTCCTGGATCGTGATGAACGGCATATCGAGCTCTTCGGCGAGCTCGGTCAGCTCCGGGACGCGCGCCATCGTCCCGTCTTCGTTCATGATCTCCACCAGCGCACCGACGGGTCGGAAGCCAGCCAGGCGAGCGAGGTCGACGGAGGCTTCGGTGTGGCCCGCCCGGCGGAGGACGCCGCCGGTGCGCGCTTTCAACGGAAAGACGTGCCCCGGGCGAGCGAAGTCGAATCGGGAGACATTCGGATCGGCGAGGGCCTGGATGGTCTTCGCACGGTCCGCGGCCGAGATGCCTGTAGACGTACCCTTTTTATAGTCGACCGACACCGTGAACGGCGTGTGATACAGCGCCGAATTGGACTCGACCATCAGGTCGAGGTCGAGTTCGTCCGCTCGCTCCGGCGTGATGGCCGTGCAAATCAGCCCACGTCCACGCGACGCCATGAAGTTGATGAGTTCAGGCGTCATCGCCTCCGCGGCGCCGATGAAGTCGCCTTCGTTCTCGCGGTCGGCGTCGTCCACGACGATAACGAGTTCGCCCCGTCGGATCGCGGCGATCGCGTCTTCGATGGCGTCGAACGTGCCATCGGGAGCGCTGTGGCTAGAGTCGGTCATAGCGATGGGGGTCATCGGTCGGGGGCTCAGACGACGTCGGACTACTTGTCGTCTCCACCGACATTAGCGATCGCCTGCTTGTCGAAGCGCAGCTTCGTTCCGCTGCTGTCGACCTGGACGAGGATGGAGTCGTCGTCAATGCGACGGACCGTGCCGTGAATGCCCCCGATCGTGACGATTTTATCGCCCTTTTCCAGGCCACTGACCATCTGCTCGTGCTCCTCCTGCTGCTTCTTCTGCGGGCGGTAAATGAACAGATAAAAGACACCAATCACGAGAATGATTGGAATCAAGAAACTAACGATTCCACCGGTGCCGTCGGCGGGTTGGCCGCCGGCGAGGAAAACAGGCAGAAGAGAGAGGAGCATGTGGAAAAAGGCGGTCCGTGAAGGATCGGGTGGCAGTGGGGATGCGCGAGAGAACCGTCGAGCGTCAATGGTTCTTTCCGGCGCACATCACACACGTACGCACCCGTTATCGCCGGGTTCGCGCCTGAACGCCGTCGAACGACGGGATTTGGAGGCCTTTCCTTTAATTTCGGGCGAACGGACGGTTACTGCGTTGGAGACCCGAACTGAGATATGAACTGGCCTGCCGAGCGGATACAACGATGAAGTGGCCCCAAAGCCGTTTAAAACCTGTTTGGCGGGCGATCCAGAGATGCGGATCTCGCGGCGATCGGTCCTTGCGACGCTCACAACACAAGGTGTGGCAAACCTCGCGAATCGTTTCTACTTCGCGATTGCGGAAGGATCATCTTCCGCCCTGCGAATAGGCATGAACGGGCGCGCTGACGTTTTCGCGACCCATCCGCCAAACAAGTTGTTAGACATAAAAAAAGGGCAAGCTACCCACATCGCGCCGCTGCGACCTCCTACCGCTGCTGCCTTCCGGCCCTGACGGAGTTCAGAGGGAGCTGGCCGTGTGGGACTTGCCCTACTCTGTGCGGGGTGTCCCCGCGCAAGTTGTGATTTCTGTTACCTGAACACATCTTCCGGGTTCCGGAATCGACACGAGTATAGCCCGGTGAAGGGGCTTTCATCGAAAGTCGAAATTGATCGACCTTGAGGTCCCCGAACGGCGTTTACTCTAATCGAACATTTCTATACAAAACCGTTTTCTGCCATGTCTGATCTGCACATCCCGCGCGAGGCGTACGATCGCATCAAAAAGGAAATCGAAAGCGCTGACAGTCCCGTTGGCATCGACGCCCAGAAAGCTCACGTCATCATCATTCACAAACTTCAGGAAATCGAACGTCGTCTGGATGAACTGGAGAGGGCCGCAAGCTCGAATTAGCAGAACGATTGTTGAAGAACGGCAGATTTGTGCGAGAGAAGACGAGTTCTTTACGTGAAACGGGTACCCTCGCGCGAGGTCATTCGTGTTGTTGGTGGGTAGAATACCTGCGTATCCCTCCTGGGCTTTGCGTCGCGCAGCATGAACGTGGCTTCAGGCCGACCCCCCGGCTTTCGCTGCATCATCCTTTCTAGATTTTGTGATGCTCTCTCTTCCTTCTCTTCGTCCTCTGCTGCTCGGCGTCGTGCTGAGCATCGCTATCGGCGGACCGTTTGCCTTTGCACAAGATGGCGACGCGTCGGCTCGGATCAGCGGCTACGTCCGTGATGCTGAAACCGGCGAGACGCTGCTTCTTGCGAATGTCGTGGCAACCTCGGGCGACGTAACTCGCGGCGCGGCGACGAACAACGCCGGTTTCTACACGATCGCTGGCCTCGCTCCCGGTACGTACACCGTTCGCGTGTCGTACCTCGGCTTCGAACCGGAAGAGCAAGAGGTCACGCTGGCCGCCGGGGAAGACCGCCGGCTCGACGTCGAACTTGCTCCGGCCACCGCTGAGGTGGATGAGGTGATTGTGGAGGCGGAGCGCGACGCGGAGGATGCACGGGCGATCGGCGCGACGCGCGTGGAAACGGCCCTCATCAAGCAGCTCCCCGCTGTGCTGGAGCCAGACCTCTTCCGTTCTCTGCAACTGCTGCCGGGGGTGAAGGCGGCGTCGGACTTCTCCAGTGGACTTTACATCCGCGGCGGCTCTCCCGACCAGACGCTCATCCTGCTCGACCGGACGACTGTATACAACCCAACGCACTTCTTCGGGCTGTTCTCAACGTTCAACCCAGACGCGATTAAGGACGTGCAGCTCTACAAGGGCGGCTACCCGGCAGAATACGGCGGGCGGCTGGGAAGCGTGGTCGACATTTACAATAAGGATGGCAATCGCCGCTCGACCGAGGGCGGATTCTCGGTTGGATTGCTCGCGTCCCGCGCCTACGTCGAAGGGCCGTACGGGCGGTCGTGGGGTGATGACGACGAGGCGAAAGGATCGTACATGGTGGCCCTGCGCCGGTCGACCCTGGAGCCGCTGTTCGCGGTGCTTCGCAGCCAGGATGTCGACGGCATTCCCGACGGCTTCTATTTCTACGACATCAACGCGAAGATCAATCTCGACGCGACGCCGAACGACAAGCTGAGCCTGGCGATTTACGGCGGGCAGGATGTTCTCGACCTGCAGTTTCTCGACGACGGCCGCTTCGACATCTCCTACGGCAACCGGACGGCCAGTCTTGACTGGCAGCATCTGCTCTCGGAAACCGTGTTTACCAACCTGACCGTCACCGGCTCGCGCTACCTTTCGACCCCGATTGCGACGATCAGTAGCACGCGGTTCACGCAGCGCAACGAGGTGACAGACATCTCGGTGAAGGGCGACATCGAATGGGTGCCGTCGCGGAAGCACACGCTCGAGGCCGGGATCTGGACGGGGGCTCTTTCCTTCGGTCTCCGCAACACGTTTGACGGCGAAGAATCTTTTCAGCAGGATATCTCCAGTGCCTACGCGTCGGCCTACGTGCAGGACACGTATCGCCCGCATTCGGACTGGAAAGTGCGTGCCGGCCTTCGCTCGTCGTACTTCGATCGCGGCAAGTACTGGCGCCTTGAGCCGCGCATTTCTGTTGATTACACGGTTGCCGACGGCGTGCGCCTGCAGACTGCGTACGGCCGGTATCACCAGTACCTGACGCTCGAGACCTCCGAGCTCTTCACCGGCTTCGACTCGTGGCTGACGACGGACGACGGAGTGCCGCCGTCGTACGGGGATCAGTTCGTCCTCGGCGTCAAAACCGAGCCGTGGACGGGCTGGCGTGTCGATGTGGAAGGGTACTTCCGTACGATGCGCGACCTCTTTGAGTTGGACCCGTTCCTCCCGGATCGCGCCGGGTTGCCTTATGCCGAGACCTTCCGCTTCGGAGACGGATTTGCCCTTGGAGGCGAACTGCTGGTGCAGCGCTCTGTCGGGGCTGTGAACGGGTTCATCGGCTACACGCTGAGCCGCACCGCGCGCCGCTTTCCGCTCGTGAACGTCGGACCAGACGGGCCGCTCTACTACGCGCCGAAGTACGACCGGACGCACGACCTGAACATCGTCGCCAACTACGACCTCACCAAGAAGTGGCGGATGACCGCGGCGTTCAATTACGCGACCGGCCAGCCCTATACCGAGCCGACGTACCGGTTCAGCACGGTCAACGACCCGTTCATCAGCGATTCGGAGGCACGGCAGACGTTCATCAGTCCATTTAATGGCGAGCGGTTGCCGGCGTACCACCGACTCGATGTCGGAGCGACGCGCCGCGGCACCTGGTTCGGCGCCGACTTTGAACTCCAGCTTCAGGTGATCAACCTCTATGGCCGCAGCAACGTCTGGTTCTACTTCTTCGAGACGAACGACGACGGAACGGTGGACCGAACGGAGGTGCCGCAGATTCCGGTGCCGCTTCCGAATGTCTCATTCACGATGACCTTTTGACGATTGCGAAGATGGAAGTGCGAAATGCGAAATTGTACCATGTTTGGATTGGGGATCAGGGATTGTGAATTGGGAAAAGACGTTTGCTGAAATGAGAGGTAGTCGATCAATGATAACAGGAATGAACGTGCGCCCCGCTCTCGTTGTGCTTCTCGTCTCGGTTGTGGCCGTGTTTTCGGCGTGCGATGCGATCGACACGGCGAGCGTGGAGGAGCAACCGGTTGCGGAGGCGTATCTGCGTTCCGACGCGCCTCTCCCAGCCGTCGTCCTTTCGCGCACGGTGCCAGTCGATGCCGGGCCGGGCGCGCAGGAAGGGCTCGAAGGAGCGACGGTGTTCATTGATCGCCTCACGCCGGGCGGCGATGTGGCTGAGACCACGCCATACGGTCCTGCGGACACGCTCGGGTACTACAAGCCGGAGGCGCCGGTGCCGACCGTGCAGGGCGGTGCGACCTACCGGCTGCGCGCAGAGCTTCCCGACGGGGCTACGCTCCGGGCCGAGACGACCGTGCCGACGGCCATCGAACTCGTGAATACGGAGAACACCGACGCCACCTTTCAGAGTGCGGACCAGCCTTCGTTTACGGTGACGAGGTCGGATGTGAAAGACGTGCCCGCCGCGCTAATTTTCACCACGACATCCTTGCTCGACTTCGACGCGATGACTGAGGACGAACTGATCGACGAGTTCACGCCCTTCTACGCCGATGCATACGACCCGGACGAGGACGACATCGAGGATTTCAAGGTGACAAGTTCCGGTATTCTGAACGAGGCGAACTTTGAGGTCAACAGCGACGGCACCCTCACGATCACATTCCCATGGCTCGCCCTCGCGTTCTTCGGGGAAAACGAGGTGGCCGTTTCCGTGATCGACCGGGCGCTGTACGACTACATCCGCACGCAGGAAGCGCAGCAGGGCGGCCTCTCGCCGGGCGAGATCTCGAACATCGTCGACAACATCGACGGAGGCATCGGCATCTTCGGCTCCTACGCCCGCGCCTCGACGACGATCAACGTCCGGCGGCCGTGAGGAGTGAGGGATGAGGTTCGGGGTGTGAGGTTTGGGTGTCCATCCTGCCGGACGGTCAACCCGCCGCGGCGTATAGATTTGTAGACGGGATGGGCAAAATTTGAACTTCGTTTCGGGACCGGAACGGTTCGGGGGCTTTCGAGGCACGGGCGTAACATCGCTACCTTGACGGGCGACACGGCGCTCGCTACGTTTAATATACACTTCGTGGCTCTCTCTCCATACGCTACAACTCATGCCAACCGTTGCTATCACCGGCGCCGCCGGGGCGATCGGATCCGTCACTGCCAACGTCTTCGCGAACGCCGGTTGGACTCTCGCCCTTCTCGATTACGGGGAAGAAAACGGCCAGAAGCTCCGCGAGCAGTTTCCGGACGCGTATGTCTACACCGGCGACCTGACGAACGAAGAAGAGGCGCGAGAGGTATTCGACTCCGCCGCGTCGGAAGCCGATGGGATTGACGCCGTCCTCTCGATTGCGGGCGGGTTCGCGATGCAGCCCGCCGTCGAAGCGTCGCAGGAGGACGCCGACAAAATGATGGCGATGAACTTCCAAACCCTGTTTCAGACGGCGAGAGCGGCGATTCCGCACCTTCTGGACCAGGCTCATGGTTTCTTCCTCGGCGTCTCTGCTCCAGCGGCCGAAGACGGCGGCGCGGGGGCTGCGTTGTATGCCGCATCGAAAGGGGCCGTGGCCGCCTACGTGAAGTCGATCGACGCAGAATATGCGGACGATGGCTTGCGGGCCAGCGTGCTCTACCCGATGGGTGTCGTGGATACGCCGGACAATCGCGACGCGATGCCCGACTCCGACCCCAGCACGTGGATCGCTCCTCGTGAGCTGGCGGAGGGCATGTTCCACCTCGCAACGCGCAGCCAGCGAGGGCATATCAAGACGCTGAAAGTCCACGCCACGGCGTCCTGACCCCAGGTGCTCGGTTTATCTACACTCCGTACCGAAGTTGTTCGTGGCGTCGCTGTACGGAAAGACGGCACGACCCTTGCCATTAATCTCTACAGACACGGGAGCGAAAGCGACGGCGGTTGCTACCGAAGTACCCGGCACGCCCTCGCCAGATGCAGCACGCGCTTCCGGCCCTGCATCCCGATCATGAACATGTACGGATGCTCCGTTCGATACCAGCATACGTCGGCTTACTGCCACAGGCCGTTTTTTGCAGCGAGCGGGTGAACGTCCCCGGCGTTTCTCATACCGACTCAAGAGGTGCCGTCATGACTTGTGACGTGTCGTGCCCCCCATTCGATGAGAGCGATGCTTCCGTTTCCGCGTCGTCTCCTGCATCATTCACCACAATCGACTCCCGTACGCTCACGGCGAATGTTCTGCTCGCGCCCGGCGACCGGGAGCCGCTTGCTATCGTCCCGCCATCCGTTGCAACCACCGCGCTGGTGCAGGCCGTGGCGGCATGGGACGATGTCACGCTGGCTCCCTACGAGAACAGCGCCGTCGTATTCGAGCGTCAGAGTAAGGAAATCGGTCACATCCAGCCTAACGGCTTCCTTTCTGTTCCCCTGCCGATGTCGGTTCGTGACGCTCTCGTGGACGTAGCGACATCCATTCCATACTCGAGCGACCCGAGCGGAATCATTACGCTACACATGGAAACGGCAGCGGACGTGCGGTGTGGCGCCTTTTTTCTCCGTCTATCGTATCTATACCGATCCATCATCGCGTGTCGAACGCCACGCCATCTCGCGGCCCTTCGCGCAGACGTAGCGGCGCTGGAACTGCCACCCCGTTTGCATGAGATGTACGAGATCGCCCTCGATCGCCGCGCGGCGACGTTTGCCTGATCGAGGCTTGCTCGCATTCCCTTTCCTCTTTCGGCGCGGCGCACGGGTTCCCGTCGTCCCAGATCGTCCATCCGTTTCTGTCGTATCGACGTGACTGCTCTGCGCTCCGCCGTCCTTCTTCTCGCTGTCTTGGCGAGTACGTTCGTCATTGCAGCTCCACGCTTCGCTGTTCCGGAAGCGCATCGAACACCTGCATCTCCGGAATCGGTTCAGCCGGCTCCGGAGATGTTGTCTCCTGAGGCGATGGCGGACGACCTGGAGCACCTGATCGACGTCATCGAGGAGGTGCACCCGGATCCGTACGCCTACACTTCTCGCCGAACGATTCGCCGTCTCCATCGCGCCACCCTCGACCGTCTCTCGGAGCCTGCGTCTCCACGGACGTTCTATCGCGAAGCTGCTCGTCTCGCGGCTGCCTTCCAGGACGGCCACACGCTTGTACAGTGGCCGCGCGACCAGTTTCTCGCGTCCATGCGAAACGGGGCGACCGTCCTCCCGCTGTCCGTCGAGCGGAATGCTACAGCCCTGCGCATCCAGAAGGCGTGTAAGTCGGCCCGTTCACTGGACGGTCGGCGCGTGTCTTCCATTCAAGGCCAGCCGGCCGAGCATCTCCACGAGGACATGCAGGCGCTCGTCAGCGGACCACCACGCTACCGGGCGGCTCAGGTTGATGACCAGTTCCCCTACCTCGCGTGGGCGCTGGGTCTGGAGGCGCCGTACCGCGTCGCGACGACCCATTCGGATGGTCAAGCCACGGTCGACACGCTCGAGGGTCTCCGTATGCTCGGCGTTCGGTCCTGCCTGTCGGATAATCGAAAGCCGGCCTTCTCCTTCGGTCGAGTGAGCGACGCCGATGGTCATGTCGTCGGCGTGATGACCATCAACTCGCTGCGCTCGGCGCGTCGCGTGCGCAAAGGTATCGAAAACGCACTGCGATCGATTCAAAACCGCCCGGTGGACGGGATCGTCATCGACCTCCGTGACAACCGGGGGGGATCGACCGCGACGGTTCTCCACGTGTTGGCTCCGTTTACGGATCGAACCGTCCGGCTCACGGCGCAGAAATCGTGGAAGATCAGCGACACCTACAAGCAATACCTGAAGCGACGCGGACTCGGCCCGCCCGCCTACCAGCGTGCTCGATCCGGGAAGGTGATCGACATCGAGTATGAACCGCAGTCCCTTCCGAGCGCCCGTTTTCGGTACGACGGTCCGGTCGCTATGCTCGTGGGTCCGCGAACCTTTTCGGCGGCCGTCAAGCTGGCCGACATCACGCAGTATTACGACATCGCCCCCCTCGTCGGCAGCGAAACCGGCGGTCGGCCCAGTGGCTTTGGCGAGGGGTACGGCTTCCGCCTCCCGAACAGCGGCCTCCGGGCCATGGCGTCAACTGCTGAGTACGTTCGACTCAACGGTGAGAGAGAGGGCAAGGGCGTGATCCCGGATGTCCAGGTGATGGACTTGCAGGTCGGGGAAACGGACCTTGCTATGCAGGCGGCTATTCAGGTCGTGGCAGGTCGCGACGCCGGGTGAGGACTTTGAGGAAGGGAGAAAGGGAGAAAGGGGGAAAGGGAGAAAGGGAGAAAGGGAGAAAGGGAGAAAGGGAGAAAGGGAGAGAGGGGGAAAGGGACCGAAAGTAGTACGTCGTACGTGGAACGAAGCCAATCCACTACGAACAACGAGGGACCCACAACCTGATGCCTTTCAATGGACACGTCGTCTGGATCACGGGAGCTTCTTCGGGGATCGGACGAGCGCTGGCGCTGGAGTTTGCCCGTCGTGGTGCCGATCTCGCTCTTTCAGCCCGGCGCGAAGAGAAGTTACGTGACGTTGCAGGCGAAATCGAAGCGCTGGGGCACGATGCCCTGGTCGTACCGTGCGACGTGACGGAGGAAGCGCAGGTCGAAGCGGCCGTTCAGCAGATCGTCGATCATTTTGGGCACCTCGACGTGGCCGTGGCGAACGCCGGCTTTGGCGTCATGGGCACGATCGAAGACGTGGACGCAGAGACCTGGCGCCGGCAGCTCGACGTCAACGTGGTCGGGCTCACGCAGACCGCACGCTACGCGATTCCCGAACTTCGGAAGACCAGCGGGCGCGTCGTCCTGATCGGGAGCGTGGCGTCGATGGTGACCCTGCCTAATACCGGCGCCTACTCCGCGTCGAAAGCCGCCGTCCGGTCGATCGGGCAGGCGCTGTCGATGGAGCTGAAGGACGATTCTGTGACCTGCACGACGATCCACCCGGGATTGGTGGAGAGCGACATCGCGCGGGTTGACAACACCAACGTGCACGACCCCGACCGGAAGGATCCCCGCAATCAGGAGCTGATGTGGCCGACGGACAAGGCTGCGCGGGTCATGGCCGATGCCATCGAGAAGCGGAAGCGCGAGTACGTCTTCACGGGCCACGGCAAGATCATGGGCTTTCTCTGCCGCCATTTTCCCGGCGTGATGTTTCCCATCCTCGCTAACTTCAGCCGATAGGCATCGACAGGTTGGGAGTCAACGTACGGATTGAAACGAGAAACGCCCGGCCCTCCTGTGAGGAGCCGGGCGTTTTGATTGTCCTTTGGTTCGAATTGGGACTCGTGCTTACCGCGATTCCGAGGTGGTCGTCCCGCTCGATGTCAGCTCGACGGTCGCGGTACCGCCGCCCATCGCGGCTCCAAGGTTCACGTCAGCCTTCACCACGTGGTGCGGTGCGTCGGCCATGACGTGGAAGGTACCGGTCCCGGCGTCATTTCCATCGAGCGCCGTGATTTCAACCGTCAGCGTTTCGAACGTGCCGGCATCGACCTCGGTGGTACCGCTGCCGGTCACCGACAGCTTCACCCGACGGACGTTCTGCTGCTGGTAGTTGAAGTTACGCAGGGTCGTTTCGTATCCCTCTTCGAGCGGTAGACCCGCGATGGCGATCTCCAGGCCGGAGCCTCCGGCAAACACCGGCGCGTCGAGCGACTTGTTGATGTCCATCGACTGACCCATCGCCTGCATCTGCCCGGTGATGGCATCGTCGCTGTACGAAAGCTCAACGGTGCCCTGTCCGCTCGCGTGGCGGCGAACTGGGCGGAGCGTCGTGCGATCGACGAGCAGCGTGTCCGAGGCGTTCATCATTGACGACGTGACGTCGTCCACGATGCGCCATGCGGTCTGCTCGTTGTTCGACGCCTCGGCGATTGTGCGTTTCGTCGTCAGCTCCAACTGTCGGCCCTGCACAGAGAGCGAGGTTACGTACTCTACGGTCACAGGACGGATCACAGAGCCGTCGGCATCCGGCAGCGCCGAGGTCTTCGAAGCCTCTTCCTCATCGGACGGCTTCGGCATTTCGACGGTCGCCGGGTCGACGGTGATTTCCGACAGACGCTGTCCGATGTCGTCGGTCATCGACGCCTGGTAGCGACCGCCAATGTGCTCGGCGAGGAATTCCTCCATCTTCGCAGCGAGTGCGAGGTTGTTGTCCTCGTTTCGGAATCCGTGTCCCTCATCCGGCGCGACGATGTATTCGACCGCGTGCCCCTGATCGCGCAGCGTGGCCACGATCTGATCCGACTCCTGCTGCTTCACGCGTGGATCGTTGGCGCCGTGCACGACGAGCAGCGGAGCCGTGATCTGGTCTGCGTAGAACAGCGGTGAGCGCTCCTTCAGGTCTTCGCGCTCCTCCGGGTCCTCTGGATCGCCTACGCGCTTAAACCATGTGCCCTCAAGGAATGGTCGCCAGTACGCCGGGAACGACTCGATCAACGTGATGAGGTTCGACGGCGCGACGTACGGAACGGCGGCCGCGTACAGTTCCGGTGTAAACGTGACGCCCGCAAGCGTCGCGTATCCGCCGTACGACCCGCCGAAGATAGCAACCCGGTCGGGGTCCGCGATGCCCTGGTCGATGAGGTACTGCACGCCATCGGTGATGTCATGCTGCATCGCGCCACGGCCCCACGTCCGGTTTCCGGCATTCAGGAATTCCTGACCGTAACCGGTGGAGCTACGGAAGTTTGGCTGAAGCACGGCGTAACCGCGGTTGGCGAGGAACTGGACGTACGGGCGATAGCCCCACGTATCGCGTGCCCAGGGGCCGCCGTGCACGTAGATCACTGTGGGCAGATTTTTCGCATCAACTCCCTTCGGCACGGTGAGGTATGCCGGAATGTCCATCCCATCGCGCGCCTCGTACGTGATCGGCTTCATCTCCGCCATGTGCTCACCGGGGATCTCCGGTCGCGTCTCGTACAGCTTCTCCACGCTCTGCTCCTCGCGGTCGAAGATGTAGACGATCCCGGGATTCACATCGCTGCTCGACACCACTTTCCAGAGGCGTCCATCTTCTGTCGCTCCCTGGAGCGAGATGTCGCCCTCCGGTAGCTCGCCACGGAGAAACTCCAGATCGGCTTCGACCGCATCCGTCTTCGGGTAAATGCGAACGCGTTCACCGACGTAGTATGTGGCGATCAACTCGTCCGTCACAGGCGAAAACTCCGCGCCGCCGAAGTCGACGTTCCCTTCCGGATCCGATTCGACAA belongs to Longibacter salinarum and includes:
- a CDS encoding SDR family oxidoreductase; the encoded protein is MPFNGHVVWITGASSGIGRALALEFARRGADLALSARREEKLRDVAGEIEALGHDALVVPCDVTEEAQVEAAVQQIVDHFGHLDVAVANAGFGVMGTIEDVDAETWRRQLDVNVVGLTQTARYAIPELRKTSGRVVLIGSVASMVTLPNTGAYSASKAAVRSIGQALSMELKDDSVTCTTIHPGLVESDIARVDNTNVHDPDRKDPRNQELMWPTDKAARVMADAIEKRKREYVFTGHGKIMGFLCRHFPGVMFPILANFSR
- a CDS encoding S9 family peptidase, coding for MSTTLRFCAVLMASCLLLGLSVNPTVAQDVPADDIREASVEYEGELPPLFDRQMFFGDPQYAGSQLSPNGEMIAFRQPYKDVMNIWVKGIDEPFSEAKPVTADTTRPVSNYFWTHDSERILYVQDKGGNENFHVYAVDLDAERNEMGVPPARNLTPYEGARATIANVPEEQPNVIYVGLNDRSPQNFDLYRIQIDSGDRELVFQNDQGIGGYTFDLKGNLRLVSKQTSTGGTEILRVDGDSLTSVYECSVEESCGVIRFHPDNERVYMSTNKGPEVDLQQLVLFHPDSGETEVVESDPEGNVDFGGAEFSPVTDELIATYYVGERVRIYPKTDAVEADLEFLRGELPEGDISLQGATEDGRLWKVVSSSDVNPGIVYIFDREEQSVEKLYETRPEIPGEHMAEMKPITYEARDGMDIPAYLTVPKGVDAKNLPTVIYVHGGPWARDTWGYRPYVQFLANRGYAVLQPNFRSSTGYGQEFLNAGNRTWGRGAMQHDITDGVQYLIDQGIADPDRVAIFGGSYGGYATLAGVTFTPELYAAAVPYVAPSNLITLIESFPAYWRPFLEGTWFKRVGDPEDPEEREDLKERSPLFYADQITAPLLVVHGANDPRVKQQESDQIVATLRDQGHAVEYIVAPDEGHGFRNEDNNLALAAKMEEFLAEHIGGRYQASMTDDIGQRLSEITVDPATVEMPKPSDEEEASKTSALPDADGSVIRPVTVEYVTSLSVQGRQLELTTKRTIAEASNNEQTAWRIVDDVTSSMMNASDTLLVDRTTLRPVRRHASGQGTVELSYSDDAITGQMQAMGQSMDINKSLDAPVFAGGSGLEIAIAGLPLEEGYETTLRNFNYQQQNVRRVKLSVTGSGTTEVDAGTFETLTVEITALDGNDAGTGTFHVMADAPHHVVKADVNLGAAMGGGTATVELTSSGTTTSESR